The following coding sequences lie in one Paramisgurnus dabryanus chromosome 16, PD_genome_1.1, whole genome shotgun sequence genomic window:
- the nanos1 gene encoding nanos homolog 1, producing the protein MDFLNHNYLSARTSYDYTFNFWNDYLGLSTLVTKNKHSVPQNPNSITESLKATLGLDDTPPCPCVIAAGGDAESGGHLDSCCCTPPANISILDLKERFSILSPFQNQGTGGLLSSSPEREMGMGGSFTGFDLFGVERKMRKPPARNKQEPKICVFCRNNGAPEEVYGSHVLKTPDGRVVCPILRAYTCPLCSANGDNAHTIKYCPLSKDQPAQRVLKGGRAVGGKRVKIF; encoded by the coding sequence ATGGATTTTTTGAACCACAACTACTTGAGTGCGCGCACCTCGTACGACTACACCTTTAATTTTTGGAATGACTATCTCGGGCTGTCCACGCTGGTCACGAAGAACAAGCACAGCGTCCCCCAGAATCCCAACTCCATAACGGAGTCGCTGAAAGCCACTCTGGGTTTGGACGACACTCCTCCGTGCCCGTGCGTAATCGCGGCCGGTGGCGACGCCGAAAGCGGAGGGCACCTGGACTCGTGCTGCTGCACCCCGCCTGCCAACATCTCCATCCTGGACCTGAAAGAGCGCTTCTCTATCCTTAGCCCATTTCAGAACCAGGGCACGGGGGGGCTGCTGTCCTCCTCTCCGGAGCGGGAGATGGGCATGGGAGGGAGCTTCACCGGATTTGATCTGTTCGGTGTGGAGAGGAAGATGAGGAAACCGCCTGCGCGGAATAAGCAAGAGCCCAAGATCTGCGTCTTCTGTCGGAATAACGGCGCGCCCGAGGAGGTTTACGGCTCCCACGTCCTGAAAACCCCGGACGGGAGGGTGGTGTGTCCCATCCTGCGGGCGTACACATGCCCCCTATGCAGCGCCAACGGGGATAACGCACATACAATAAAATACTGCCCTCTCTCCAAAGACCAGCCTGCCCAGAGAGTGCTGAAGGGAGGCAGAGCTGTGGGTGGTAAGCGAGTGAAAATCTTCTAA